In Solanum pennellii chromosome 3, SPENNV200, a single window of DNA contains:
- the LOC107013363 gene encoding uncharacterized protein LOC107013363 produces MAAPLNLEEGQSSHRPPRFNGHFYSWWKVRMHDYLMAEDSELWDIVLDGPFVPMMDEKDGEKTITVPKPRQKYDEADRKKIEKGFKAKTLLVCGIGPDEYNRVSACESAKEIWDCLKTAHEGTEQVKESKIDMLTSQYENFKMKEGETIHDMFTKLSSITNELRSLGEPISMTKQVRKVLRILPKSWESKVDAITEAKDLKVLTMDALIGNLKTHEMNRNYDLSKKEAKKDKSLMLKYKSDEDSSDDDDMAYLISRFQKIVRRNKIYKKGTNGTRNAAQGDTCYKCGKSGHFIRECPLLKNENKEHQKHRGDKENRRDLVPGNRDRKAAADMVVKRALAAWGDSSSDSEDPDEPKDVSMVAVHEEGTVFNEITLAKVMLDSVIELTSERDTMIVELEILTENKGQFEDTMSRMASLELNNSELKNQLCQFTEEAEKLNGKPNGLQAEIHEKLKNSETNLRLSLEKNNKLEQDIVKLKEELEKSLKWTKSSKLLSNVTNQSNFNKKGLGSLNISPPYNPHSKYVFVSDNLLCLHCGKNGHLKNECVNWRNSCERYSNYAERQNAPNERPGPTEPKDSKSTILDQELSDHSFVCLLGTQAEMGSQA; encoded by the exons atggctgctccactAAATCTCGAAGAAGGTCAGTCGTCACACAGACCTCCtcgtttcaatggacatttctacagttggtggaaagttagaatgcatgaCTACCTCATGGCTGAAGACAGCGAGTTATGGGATATCGTACTGGATGGACCATTTGTTCCGATGATGGATGAAAAGGATGGAGAGAAGACTATCACTGTTCCAAAGCCTAGGCAGAAATATGACGAAGCTGAcaggaaaaagattgaaaaaggtTTCAAAGCTAAAACTCTCCTGGTTTGTGggataggacctgatgagtATAACAGAGTGTCAGCCTGTGAGTCTGCTAAAGAAATTTGGGATTGCTTGAAGACTGCAcatgaaggaactgaacaagtcaaagaatcTAAGATTGACATGCTTACCTCACAATATGagaacttcaaaatgaaggaaggagaaacaATACATGACATGTTCACCAAGCTGTCTTCCATTACAAATGAGCTGCGAAGTCTGGGTGAACCTATAAGCATGACCAAACAAGTCAGGAAAGTGCTTCGAATTCTTCCAAAGTCTTGGGAGAGCAAAGTTGATGCCATTACAGAAGCCAAGGACTTGAAGGTGCTGACTATGGATGCTTTGATTGGTAATCTGAAAACACATGAGATGAATCGAAACTATGATTTGTCAAAGAAGGAAGCCAAGAAGGACAAGTCATTGATGCTAAAGTATAAATCAGATGAAGATtcaagtgatgatgatgatatggcataCCTCATTagtagatttcaaaaaattgtgaggagaaacaaaatttataaaaagggAACTAATGGGACTCGAAATGCTGCTCAAGGTGATACTtgctacaagtgtggaaaaTCTGGGCATTTCATCAGAGAGTGTCCTTTGCTTAAGAATGAAAACAAGGAACATCAAAAACACAGGGGTGACAAGGAAAacagaagggacctggtacctgGTAACAGAGATCGTAAAGCTGCTGCTGATATGGTTGTCAAAAGggctcttgctgcatggggGGATTCTTCTAGTGACTCAGAAGATCCTGATGAGCCAAAGGATGTGTCAATGGTTGCTGTGCATGAGGAGGGAACTGtcttcaatgaaat aacctTGGCAAAAGTCATGTTAGATTCTGTGATAGAGTTAACATCTGAAAGAGATACCATGAttgttgaacttgaaattttaacTGAAAACAAAGGTCAATTTGAAGACACAATGTCAAGAATGGCGTCTCTAGAGTTAAATAACTCTGAACTTAAGAATCAGTTGTGTCAGTTTACTGAAGAAGCTGAAAAGCTGAATGGAAAGCCAAATGGATTGCAAgctgaaattcatgaaaaattgaagaactCTGAGACAAATCTCAGGTTGTCACTTGAAAAGAATAACAAATTAGAACAGGATATTGTGAAACTTAAGGAggaacttgaaaaatctcttaagtggacCAAATCCTCAAAGTTGCTGTCAAATGTGACAAATCAGAGTAATTTTAATAAGAAAGGACTAGGAAGTCTGAACATAAGTCCTCCTTATAATCCTCATAGTAAGTATGTGtttgtgtctgacaatctgtTGTGTTTGCATTGTGGTAAGAATGGACATTTGAAGAATGAGTGTGTTAATTGGAGAAACTCATGTGAAAGATACTCTAATTATGCTGAAAGACAAAATGCACCAAATGAGAGACCTGGTCCTACAGAGCCT AAAGATTCAAAGTCTACCATATTGGACCAAGAACTATCTGATCACTCCTTTGTCTGCCTACTGGGAACTCAAGctgaaatgggttcccaagcttaa